The Littorina saxatilis isolate snail1 linkage group LG13, US_GU_Lsax_2.0, whole genome shotgun sequence genome contains a region encoding:
- the LOC138945940 gene encoding steroid 17-alpha-hydroxylase/17,20 lyase-like, with protein sequence MSDLLTTVRASCREALVAVKDVSHRAPGSPTTQALLVGALVGFLAYKATQKRYRLPPGPFALPLLGNVLSMAGAKEAFYVKLRRWAKEKYGPVITVYLGPVLCVFLNDTDVATEALVKKGEDFAGRPFLHSMDVFSEGSKSIVFADYSPAWKLQRKIAMQALRHYMSGKYLEKVVHQVMDMVCDEMAAEPGAFDPHLYNSSLMFNIIATICFGEVKAYGDLELNGIREMFDKFNSEFGNGVFEDVFPPLRYWPTKRYTRIMGYLQGILDYLYKNIDQHRASFSPDNIRDLTDSILLAQSEAAREESAEVMAMLTDQHVGQTIADMFGAGVDSSRLTLDWALLYMAGHPDIQKRAQEEIDSVTGSRMPETGDRHKLPFTQAVLFETLRLGVVLPTAVPHKTLCDTTVGGYDVPKDTMVFVNQWAILHDPKKWDQPEEFRPKRFLDDQGNLKKIDCWTPFSAGRRACLGETVAKPELLLILACLLKRFTISLPEGAVYDPEYNVETGITIHAPKPYKVVVHKR encoded by the exons ATGTCGGACCTTCTGACCACAGTGCGGGCCTCGTGTCGAGAGGCTCTCGTCGCTGTGAAAGACGTTAGCCACAGAGCCCCGGGCTCCCCCACGACCCAAGCCCTGCTGGTGGGAGCCCTGGTAGGGTTCCTGGCCTACAAGGCAACCCAGAAACGCTACCGCCTGCCCCCCGGCCCCTTCGCCTTGCCGCTGCTAGGCAACGTCCTGTCCATGGCAGGCGCCAAAGAAGCCTTCTACGTGAAGCTGCGACGCTGGGCGAAAGAGAAGTACGGCCCCGTCATCACGGTGTACTTGGGGCCCGTCCTGTGTGTCTTTCTCAATGATACTGACGTGGCCACAGAGGCCTTGGTAAAGAAGG GTGAAGATTTTGCGGGCAGACCCTTCCTACACTCAATGGACGTGTTCAGTGAGGGGTCCAAGAGCATCGTCTTCGCCGACTACTCCCCGGCCTGGAAGCTGCAGCGGAAGATCGCCATGCAGGCCCTCAGGCACTACATGAGCGGCAAATACCTGGAGAAGGTCGTGCACCAAGTCATGGACATGGTGTGTGACGAAATGGCGGCTGAGCCGGGCGCGTTTGACCCGCATCTCTACAACTCTTCCCTCATGTTCAACATCATCGCCACCATTTGTTTTGGAGAGGTCAAGGCGTACGGTGACCTCGAGCTCAACGGAATAAGGGAAATGTTTGATAAGTTCAACTCTGAATTTGGTAACGGGGTTTTCGAGGACGTGTTTCCCCCTCTCAGGTATTGGCCCACCAAGAGGTACACGAGAATCATGGGGTATCTTCAGGGGATTCTCGACTATCTCTACAAGAACATCGACCAGCACCGTGCGTCCTTCTCCCCCGACAACATCCGAGACCTAACGGACAGCATCCTGCTGGCTCAGAGCGAGGCTGCACGTGAGGAGAGTGCAGAGGTCATGGCCATGTTGACAGACCAGCACGTCGGGCAGACAATCGCCGACATGTTCGGGGCAGGTGTGGATAGCTCACGGCTGACGCTGGACTGGGCATTACTCTACATGGCCGGGCACCCAGAC ATCCAGAAGAGAGCGCAGGAAGAGATAGACTCAGTCACAGGCTCACGGATGCCAGAGACTGGCGACAGGCACAAGCTACCCTTCACACAGGCCGTTCTGTTCGAGACTCTGAGGCTGGGTGTCGTCCTTCCAACTGCCGTTCCTCACAAGACTCTCTGCGACACCACCGTGGGCGGCTACGACGTGCCCAAG GATACGATGGTGTTTGTCAACCAGTGGGCGATTCTACACGACCCGAAGAAATGGGATCAGCCTGAGGAATTCAGACCAAAACGATTTCTCGACGATCAAG GCAACTTGAAGAAGATAGATTGTTGGACGCCGTTTTCCGCCGGACGCCGAGCGTGCCTGGGAGAGACCGTGGCCAAACCGGAACTGCTGCTTATCCTCGCCTGTCTGCTCAAGCGCTTCACAATCTCGCTACCAGAGGGCGCCGTCTATGACCCGGAATACAATGTGGAGACCGGTATAACTATTCACGCGCCCAAACCTTACAAAGTCGTCGTCCACAAGCGCTGA
- the LOC138945941 gene encoding steroid 17-alpha-hydroxylase/17,20 lyase-like translates to MSDLLTTVRASCREALVTVKDVSHRAPGSPTTQALLVGALVGFLAYKATQKRYRLPPGPFALPLLGNVLSMADAKEAFYVKLRRWAKEKYGPVITVYLGPILCVFLNDADVATEALVKKGEDFAGRPFLHSMDVFTEGSKSIAFADYSPAWKLQRKIAMQALRHYMSGKYLEKVVHQVMDMVSDKMAAEPGAFDPHLYNSSLMFHIIAIICFGEVKAYDDPELNGIREIFDKFSSEIGNGFFEDVFPPLRYWPTKKYTRFMGYLQGFLDYLYKNIDQHRASFSPDNIQDLTDSILLAQSEAAREESAEVMAMLTDQHVGQTISDMFQAGVDTSRRTLDCVLLYIAGHPDIQKRAQEEIDSVTGSRMPGTGDRHKLPFTQAVLYETLRLGVVVPTALPHKTLCDTTVGGYDIPKDTMVFVNQWAILHDPKTWDQPEEFRPERFLDDQGNLKKIDCWTPFSAGRRACLGETVAKPELLLILACLLKRFTISLPEGAVYDPEYNVAAGLTIHAPKPYKVVVHKR, encoded by the exons ATGTCGGACCTTCTGACCACAGTGCGGGCCTCGTGTCGAGAGGCTCTCGTCACTGTGAAAGACGTTAGCCACAGAGCCCCGGGCTCCCCCACGACCCAAGCCTTGCTGGTGGGAGCCCTGGTGGGGTTCCTGGCCTACAAGGCAACCCAGAAACGCTACCGCCTGCCCCCCGGCCCCTTCGCCTTGCCGTTGCTAGGCAACGTCCTGTCCATGGCAGACGCCAAAGAAGCCTTCTACGTGAAGCTGCGACGCTGGGCGAAAGAGAAGTACGGGCCCGTCATCACGGTGTACTTGGGTCCCATCCTCTGCGTCTTTCTCAATGATGCCGACGTGGCCACAGAGGCCTTGGTAAAGAAGG GTGAAGACTTCGCGGGCAGACCCTTCCTACACTCAATGGACGTGTTCACCGAGGGGTCCAAGAGCATCGCCTTCGCTGACTACTCCCCGGCCTGGAAGCTGCAGCGGAAGATCGCCATGCAGGCCCTCAGGCACTACATGAGCGGCAAGTACCTGGAGAAGGTCGTGCACCAAGTCATGGACATGGTGTctgacaaaatggcggccgagcCGGGCGCGTTTGACCCACATCTCTACAACTCTTCCCTCATGTTCCACATCATCGCCATCATTTGTTTTGGAGAGGTCAAGGCGTACGATGACCCCGAGCTCAACGGAATTAGGGAAATTTTTGACAAGTTCAGCTCTGAAATTGGTAACGGGTTTTTCGAGGACGTGTTTCCCCCTCTCAGGTATTGGCCCACCAAGAAGTACACGAGATTCATGGGCTATCTTCAGGGGTTTCTCGACTATCTCTACAAGAACATCGACCAGCATCGTGCGTCCTTCTCCCCCGACAACATCCAGGACCTAACGGACAGCATCCTGCTGGCTCAGAGCGAGGCTGCACGTGAAGAGAGTGCAGAGGTCATGGCCATGTTGACAGACCAGCATGTCGGGCAGACGATCTCCGACATGTTTCAGGCAGGTGTGGATACCTCACGGCGGACGCTGGACTGTGTGTTACTCTACATAGCTGGACACCCAGAC ATCCAGAAAAGAGCGCAGGAAGAGATAGACTCAGTCACAGGCTCACGGATGCCGGGAACTGGCGACAGGCACAAGCTACCCTTCACACAGGCCGTTCTGTACGAGACTCTGAGGCTGGGTGTCGTCGTTCCAACTGCCCTTCCTCACAAGACTCTCTGCGACACCACAGTCGGTGGATACGACATCCCTAAG GATACGATGGTGTTTGTCAACCAGTGGGCGATTCTACACGACCCGAAGACATGGGATCAGCCTGAGGAATTCAGACCAGAACGATTTCTCGACGATCAAG GCAACTTGAAGAAGATAGATTGCTGGACGCCGTTTTCCGCCGGACGCCGAGCGTGCCTGGGAGAGACCGTGGCCAAACCGGAACTGCTGCTTATCCTCGCCTGTCTGCTCAAACGCTTCACAATCTCGCTACCAGAGGGCGCCGTCTATGATCCGGAATACAATGTGGCGGCCGGTTTAACTATTCACGCGCCAAAACCTTACAAAGTCGTCGTCCACAAGCGCTGA